In a genomic window of Branchiostoma floridae strain S238N-H82 chromosome 19, Bfl_VNyyK, whole genome shotgun sequence:
- the LOC118407118 gene encoding tetratricopeptide repeat protein 28-like, with protein sequence MLRTLLAKLNTPAVRKDKARQLDLYCQIGDLYRTKLHNLQSALQYYQNMLECSQELSENTKQAKAYSRLGLTCDMLGLQQEAYANHERALAIYRVETSNEIDICIAYKNLASSLALSDQVSDAKTNYETALAVAMETGNKTEQMDIYCKLGDLHREQLHEPQVSHKYYTEMLALARDLGRKDREGLAYNRLGLACDDMQDYEAALGQFQKYLKMSEESGNKTAQITAHQNIVGSYKALGKLDLARYHYQSALTLAMEIGNKTKQMDIYCMLGDLHREQLHEPQVSHKYYTEMLALARDLGRKDRERIAYNRLGLACKDMQDYEAALEWHQKHLKMSQESGDKTEQIAAHQNIAVSYKALGKLDLARSHYQSAMDIAMATGNKHQQENIAENLAKL encoded by the coding sequence ATGCTGAGGACCCTCCTTGCTAAACTGAACACACCTGCAGTGAGGAAAGACAAGGCACGACAGCTTGATCTGTACTGTCAGATAGGAGATCTCTACAGGACTAAACTACACAACTTACAGTCAGCTCTGCAGTATTACCAGAACATGTTAGAGTGTTCTCAAGAACTGtcagaaaacacaaaacaagcGAAGGCCTACAGCAGACTGGGTCTGACATGTGACATGTTAGGTCTGCAACAGGAAGCATACGCGAACCATGAGAGAGCTCTGGCTATCTATAGAGTAGAAACCAGTAATGAAATTGACATTTGTATAGCTTACAAGAACCTGGCCTCATCATTAGCACTGTCAGATCAAGTTTCAGATGCAAAAACTAACTATGAAACAGCCTTagctgttgccatggagacaggaAACAAGACTGAACAGATGGACATTTACTGTAAGCTGGGTGATTTACACAGGGAACAGCTACATGAACCACAGGTCTCACACAAGTACTACACAGAGATGTTGGCACTAGCCAGGGACTTGGGGAGGAAGGACAGGGAGGGGCTGGCTTACAACAGACTGGGACTGGCTTGTGATGACATGCAGGATTATGAGGCAGCTCTAGGGCAGTTTCAGAAGTACTTAAAGATGAGTGAAGAAAGTGGAAACAAGACTGCACAGATAACAGCACATCAAAACATAGTTGGTTCCTACAAGGCACTGGGTAAACTGGACCTGGCCAGATATCACTATCAATCAGCATTGACTCTTGCCATGGAGATAGGAAACAAGACTAAACAGATGGACATTTACTGTATGCTGGGTGATCTACACAGGGAACAGCTACATGAACCACAGGTCTCACACAAGTACTACACAGAGATGTTGGCACTAGCCAGGGACTTGGGGAGGAAGGATAGGGAGAGGATAGCTTACAACAGACTGGGACTGGCTTGTAAGGACATGCAGGATTATGAGGCAGCTCTGGAGTGGCATCAGAAGCACCTGAAGATGAGCCAAGAAAGTGGAGACAAGACTGAACAGATAGCAGCACATCAAAACATAGCTGTTTCCTACAAGGCACTGGGTAAACTGGACCTGGCCAGATCTCACTATCAATCAGCAATGGACATTGCCATGGCGACTGGTAACAAACATCAACAGGAAAACATTGCTGAAAACCTGGCTAAATTGTAG
- the LOC118407119 gene encoding GTP-binding protein drn-1-like produces MRFKFLINHTKGSSAHAPEVHVMVVGNKRDLELDSMVKTSEGEKIATALGCMFLKNPAKESHEEVRTMFEKLYKRFKACKALKLSPTASRKVMDKVSMFSSGLGNHGRPLNR; encoded by the coding sequence ATGCGCTTCAAGTTCCTCATCAACCACACCAAGGGCTCGTCCGCGCACGCGCCGGAGGTGCACGTCATGGTGGTGGGCAACAAACGGGACCTCGAACTGGACAGTATGGTCAAGACTTCCGAGGGAGAGAAGATCGCCACCGCGCTTGGTTGCATGTTTCTGAAAAACCCCGCGAAGGAGTCTCATGAGGAAGTTAGAACTATGTTTGAGAAGTTGTACAAGAGGTTTAAGGCTTGTAAAGCGTTGAAACTGTCGCCCACTGCGAGTAGGAAGGTGATGGACAAAGTTAGCATGTTTTCCTCCGGGTTAGGGAACCACGGCCGCCCGCTCAACAGATAG